The DNA segment AGAGGTAAAGGTGGCCGTGAGGGGTTCCGAGTTCTGGAGTAACTCACTCCCGTTTGAGTTTCTGAACGCCTTGGAGGTCATTAACGAGGATATTGTGTGGCCGAATGGTGTTGCGGTAGACGAGAATGATTACGTGTATGTAGGATCCGCTGCGGAAGGTGTTATCTACCGGATTGGCCCTGACCGCACAAAGGAAGTCTTCTGTAGCGTTCCGATCAGCGGATCGATGGAATTCGGGCCCGGAGGATATCTTTACGTGTGCGCACAGCATGAGGGAAAGATCGTTCGTGTATCGCCAGACGGGAGCACTGTAGAAGATGTTGTGACGGTTGAGCACCCGGTTGACTTTGATTGGGATGCAAATGGCAATCTCTACATTGTTTCCAACGGTATCGGAATCCATCGGCTGGATCCAGGCGGCGACCTGAAGCTTGTCGCGGAGATCGAGAATCCCAAGTCAATCCGGGTTTTCGGCAACAATGTTTGGGTTACAGACATCTGGAACGGAAAGATTTACAAGTACGACATAACTTCCGAAGGTCTCGAGAACCAGGAAACGGTCTACGAGGGAGAGGCGCCGGTCGGTCTGGAATTCGATGCAGAAGGAACGATGTATTTTACCGAGGCATGGGAAACCAGTCTGTACTCGATGAAGCCCGACGGGTCGATTGAGGTACTCTACGAAGGCCAATTGATGACCCCCATGCGTTATCTAACGTTCTATGGCAAGAAGCTCTACATAGTCTTCCCAGGATGGGGTGAGGAGGGTAAAGTCGTGAGCGCCTATATCGGGGTTATGCAGGCTCCGAACTACGGGCGCGGGGGCGGGGCATTGGCGTCACGCTGAACAACAGGCGTTGTGTGTGGTAAGGGTCAAATACACCTGGCGGTAGCGCAGGTGTTGTGCAGACAGGACTCTCGAATGTGGACGGGCCGGAGTTCAGTTCGAAGAGCTTGACGCGTTGAACCAAAGCGCGGAGAGGATTTTGTAGCCCCGGACGTAATATGGAGATCCTGCGGGGAAGCGCCTTGAAGTCGCACCGCTGAAGGGCGAGGCGAAGAGCTGTCCAGTTCGGTCATCCGCGGGGTTCAGGGGGTGCCAAGCGAAGGGGGTGAGTCGTTCATGTTGGGCCAGTTGCCGACTGGTCGGGTTTGCAGGTGGGACCTTGCGGCCGAGCGCCGTGTGGGTCGAAGGAGTAGCCGTGCCAGCCCCGGAAAGAAGAGGGGGAAGGCGGGGGAGGGAGTCTAGGGGGTGGGGCATTGCGCCGGAGAGGAGCGCGCGGCGGCTGCTGACACATGTGGGAGGTAAAGGCCAAGGTGTCGCCGCTCGCTGATGGCGGCGCCCGATGAGGTGCGCAAGGTAGGGACTTCGATGCGAGTTTTCTTTGTTGTGCTCAGCCTCTCGATGCTCATCGGGTTTCCCGTCTTGTCACAGAGCAAGGGCGGCCGTGGTCATTTTGAGCGTGGGGGTGAGGCTCCGGCGGCCTGGGATATTCTGGGTGACAACGGCGAATTGTGCGGAGCGGCAGCGTTCGACAGCAGCTTGCTCCCCGCCGAGGGAATAGCGTATTTGTGGCTGGATACCACCGCGGTGCACGATTTCTTTCTGGTTCACGACAGCGATGACCTTGACTTCGCTAACGAGAGCGTGGGTATTTCCGCCTGGGTTTTCCCGGCTAGGATCAACGATGTCCATTACGTTGTCAACAAGGGCCGACAGGATGGGACCCCGAAGACGACGAACTACGCTCTGCGAATTGCTCCCGACGGCAAGCTGGAATTCTTGGTGCGCGACCTCAGTGACCGAGCCCAAAAGGTAACCTCGAGTTTTACTTTGCCGGTTGGAGCGTGGTCTTTCGTGGCTGTATACTACGATTTCGGTGCCGGAAAGGTCTACATGTGGAACGATCCGGGGAGGCCGCCCGTCGATACCCTGGCTTTCAATGCGAAACTCTTCCCGAATAACGATCCCCTCGCCATCGGCTCGTGGTTCCGGAATGACCCCGTTTCCCCGTCGATCAAGGACTTCGACGGTGCCATCGATGACGTACGGATTAGCGGGCGAATGGAGGATATCGTCCCGAGCTTCCCGGGTTCGGCTCGTACGAGCGGCGATCGATGGCTCATGTCCGAAGCGACCTTACGGAGCTACCCGAACCCGGTAATGCGAAGTCACGGGTGCGTGCAGTTCAGCCTTGAAGCGCGCCACTGGAGTACCCGGTCAGACCAGGCCGACATACGCATCTGCGATGTTCTGGGCCGAGAGGTCCTCAGAGCGAAGGTAGGGGGGAATAGAGCCCTTTCCGGCTTTACATGGGATCTCCGCGATGGGGGAGGACGGCCTGTGCCAGCTGGCGTCTATCTTGTTCATGTCTACGTGGGGGAGAACTTTCATCTGCGGAAGAAGATTCTCGTGCTGCCATAGCCCTGGAACCGCCCTCGTTCCTGATGTGGGTAGAACGAAGAGCTTCCTCAGGAGCCCTTAGAATGCCACTCCCTGTCCTCTTCCTCCTATT comes from the candidate division KSB1 bacterium genome and includes:
- a CDS encoding IPT/TIG domain-containing protein produces the protein MRWEKWLLPAGAGLCLLAALALSGCEAPTDPMYNTYGGNIPDPFPSGRPAARLDSLRPQSGYLKDIVILYGSGFDPDPVYNFVAFGKRRAEVLEASENMLKVRAPNISGETVEVKVAVRGSEFWSNSLPFEFLNALEVINEDIVWPNGVAVDENDYVYVGSAAEGVIYRIGPDRTKEVFCSVPISGSMEFGPGGYLYVCAQHEGKIVRVSPDGSTVEDVVTVEHPVDFDWDANGNLYIVSNGIGIHRLDPGGDLKLVAEIENPKSIRVFGNNVWVTDIWNGKIYKYDITSEGLENQETVYEGEAPVGLEFDAEGTMYFTEAWETSLYSMKPDGSIEVLYEGQLMTPMRYLTFYGKKLYIVFPGWGEEGKVVSAYIGVMQAPNYGRGGGALASR